DNA sequence from the Pedobacter sp. W3I1 genome:
TACCCGAAATTGATATGCCAGGGCATGCTACAGCAGCCAATAGAGCCTATCCAGAATATTCAGGAGGTGGTTCAATTGGGCATCCAGAGTTTACCTTTAACCCAGGCCTGGAAAAAACCTACAGTTATTTAACCAATATTCTACAAGAAACCAATGTGCTTTTCCCTGCCGGCTTAATCCATTTAGGAGGAGATGAAGTGAGTTATGGAAATGAAAAGTGGAAAAGTAATCCAGATATCTTAAAACTCCGCGAACGTGAAAAGCTAAAAGATGCTGCTGCGGTAGAACATTATTTTATGAAACGTATGGCCGATTCGCTCTACCAATTAAATGCCAGGGCTATTTTTTGGGATGAAATGGCTGAAGCTGACCTGCCGAAAGAGAAAGCCATTATATTTTGGTGGCGCCAGGAAAAACCTGCTCAGCTCCGTACTGCTTTAAGTAAAGGTTACCAAACGGTTTTATGCCCCCGCTTGCCGCTGTATTTCGATTTTGTGCAGGATAGCACCCATCAATACGGCAGGAAATGGAACAAACTATATAATCCGATTGAGCAGGTATACCAGTTTGATGCACAGTCTTTTGCTGAAAATGATAAAGAAAAACAGCTTATTTTAGGAATACAGGCCAACCTTTGGACAGAAACTGTAGATCATGATAACCGTTTAGATTATTTGCTTTTTCCCCGCATTGCTGCCTTGGCAGAGGCCGCATGGACACCGCAAAAACATAAAGATTTTAAAGCCTTTAGCAATAATTTAAGCCAACATCTGGTACTTTATAGCAAAGCAGGACTTTATTATTATCATCCTTCAAAGCCCTTACAAAATCCTGAAATACCAGTTAGAAGAAGGAAACCATTAAATTATAAAGATTAACGAGAACACGCTAAAATTTGGACATGAAGAATATATTAAAGTTTGCCTTGGTTACCCTTGCTGCTATAGTTGCAGTAAATCGTGCAGATGCACAATGGACAGGACCAAAGAGCAAGCCTACAAAAGAAGTTGAAGTTAAATATGGAACGTTAACACCACCTCACCGTACTGATGCTGATATGGAAGCTTTTCGCAGT
Encoded proteins:
- a CDS encoding beta-N-acetylhexosaminidase, with amino-acid sequence MRKALFLSLLFALFAQLLFGQTVQKNVLGEFKADKYSSAFAQQPGIIPMPVQFVKGSGYFSLNSYSSISYNNDQLKTIAYYFQNELLSQKGITLQQKAKSANIVLVLRAGKKHADSCAYQISIKPGQIIISGTHPNGIFYGMISLLQLAVTNKNNQIPVAEISDAPAYGWRGFMLDESRHFFGKQKVKSILNWMAFYKLNTFHWHLTDEPAWRLEIKKYPNLALIGGIGDYLTPNLPAQFYTQADIREIVAYAAERYIKVIPEIDMPGHATAANRAYPEYSGGGSIGHPEFTFNPGLEKTYSYLTNILQETNVLFPAGLIHLGGDEVSYGNEKWKSNPDILKLREREKLKDAAAVEHYFMKRMADSLYQLNARAIFWDEMAEADLPKEKAIIFWWRQEKPAQLRTALSKGYQTVLCPRLPLYFDFVQDSTHQYGRKWNKLYNPIEQVYQFDAQSFAENDKEKQLILGIQANLWTETVDHDNRLDYLLFPRIAALAEAAWTPQKHKDFKAFSNNLSQHLVLYSKAGLYYYHPSKPLQNPEIPVRRRKPLNYKD